A genome region from Setaria italica strain Yugu1 chromosome III, Setaria_italica_v2.0, whole genome shotgun sequence includes the following:
- the LOC101766326 gene encoding uncharacterized protein LOC101766326, with protein MDLATTPARRPMEPGLARRLWHVVLAVCHMLRRGLSRKRIMMDVHLLLGRGKLAGRALRGLLAHPAGHGHGHLTSYGASRASSSSLASFYGHPREVEFSCTTTPSYPQHYGLFPFKGRGGGRGGARGEYGGLDAAAVARAFEMLSAEVEAGGGTPAVPASGVATATPSPMVAWILGRSPAGVRPLRVTDSPFPAVPEDGCCNERVDADADDFIRKFYEQLRLQPSAATPDYCGHLRRRG; from the coding sequence ATGGATCTCgcgacgacgccggcgcggcggcccatGGAGCccgggctggcgcggcggctGTGGCACGTGGTGCTCGCCGTGTGCCACATGCTCCGCCGCGGCCTCTCCCGCAAGCGCATCATGATGgacgtccacctcctcctcggccgcggcAAGCTCGCCGGCAGGGCGCTGCGCGGCCTCCTCGCCCACCCGGcgggccacggccacggccacctcaCCTCCTACGGCGCGTCCAGGGCGTCCTCGTCCTCGCTGGCATCGTTCTACGGCCACCCGCGGGAGGTGGAGTTCAGCTGCACCACGACGCCGTCGTACCCGCAGCACTACGGGCTCTTCCCCTTCaagggccgcggcggcggccgtggcggcgcgcgcggcgagtACGGCGGCCTggacgcggcggccgtggcgcgggCGTTCGAGATGCTCAGCGCCGaggtggaggccggcgggggcACCCCCGCCGTGCCGGCGAGCGGTGTGGCCACCGCGACGCCGTCGCCGATGGTGGCGTGGATCCTGGGCCGCAGCCCCGCTGGGGTCCGGCCGCTGCGGGTCACCGACTCGCCGTTCCCCGCCGTGCCGGAGGACGGGTGCTGCAACGAGCGcgtggacgccgacgccgacgacttCATCCGCAAGTTCTACGAGCAGCTCAGGCTCcagccctccgccgccacgccggaCTACTGcggccacctgcgccgccgcggctaG